A stretch of Triticum aestivum cultivar Chinese Spring chromosome 1D, IWGSC CS RefSeq v2.1, whole genome shotgun sequence DNA encodes these proteins:
- the LOC123183402 gene encoding uncharacterized exonuclease domain-containing protein At3g15140-like isoform X2, protein MHPSTVWEVCLFGQIAIYLNQFFFVQKFTIIFLIYVCSLILSIKSCFILYVQVIPSTDAQHSQTQGGGSSENIPTSEQLGDPHWPRLMLAPESPNSQRTAGISPTYQGQPHYHNQRLLDQSYHHGSSFPIEGHNASAAVVQLYPVTYGSPGVLLAFPSSASPFRQPRLKYTGTVPVHSLEDMMGRLTINNPFARMMMRTSCQAIHKAPPKEIVLLEAEPSVKQKSYALGGHNNKDVTESSSHFVVVDFKATCEATCAATCQAGVNSNRQEIIEFSSILVDAVTGQSVSAFHTYVCPIIHPELSEFCKKYNGILQTEVEAGVMLSEALQMHQAWLKEVETKNGGHLSFTVVTWGTWDCRTMLRQECLFKKVHIPHYFYQWINLKKPFTEKFGNKYWSAPVKTAVDDVGLNWRGRLTGGKSHADNKARLLEFLIRQGAKLYITGDLEGCDLLLLGPT, encoded by the exons ATGCATCCGTCTACAGTTTGGGAAGTTTGCTTATTCGGCCAGATTGCCATTTATCTAAATCAGTTTTTTTTTGTTCAGAAATTCACAATTATATTTTTGATATATGTGTGCTCGTTAATACTGTCCATAAAGTCATGTTTTATTTTATATGTCCAGGTGATTCCAAGTACCGACGCACAACATTCACAAACACAAG GAGGTGGCAGCTCAGAAAACATTCCGACGAGCGAGCAACTGGGCGATCCACATTGGCCACGTTTGATGCTTGCACCGGAATCTCCAAACT CACAACGGACAGCCGGTATATCTCCAACCTATCAGGGACAGCCACACTACCATAATCAGAGGCTTCTGGACCAGTCATACCAT CACGGCTCTTCTTTCCCCATTGAAGGTCACAATGCATCCGCTGCCGTGGTACAGCTATACCCAGTTACAT ATGGGTCACCAGGAGTTCTATTGGCTTTTCCTAGTTCTGCGTCCCCGTTCAGGCAACCACGTTTGAAGTATACCGGAACTGTACCGGTCCATTCTCTTGAGGACATGATGGGACGTCTCACTATCAATAATCCTTTTGCGAGGATGATGATGCGGACAAGTTGTCAAGCCATACATAAAGCTCCACCAAAGGAAATTGTTCTCCTTGAGGCTGA GCCATCAGTTAAGCAGAAAAGCTATGCTCTGGGTGGACACAATAACAAGGACGTCACCGAGTCGTCCAGCCACTTTGTGGTTGTCGACTTCAAGGCGACCTGCGAGGCGACATGCGCGGCGACCTGCCAGGCGGGCGTAAATAGCAACCGGCAGGAGATCATCGAGTTCTCATCCATCCTCGTCGACGCCGTTACCGGCCAATCAGTGTCCGCCTTCCACACTTACGTCTGCCCGATAATACACCCCGAACTGAGCGAGTTTTGCAAGAAATACAACGGCATTCTGCAGACAGAAGTAGAGGCCGGGGTGATGCTGTCGGAGGCGCTGCAGATGCACCAAGCATGGCTGAAGGAGGTAGAGACAAAAAATGGAGGTCACCTTAGCTTCACTGTCGTGACGTGGGGCACCTGGGACTGCCGTACCATGCTGAGACAGGAGTGCTTGTTCAAGAAGGTCCACATTCCTCACTACTTCTACCAGTGGATCAACCTCAAGAAACCATTTACGGAGAAGTTTGGTAACAAATATTGGTCGGCTCCAGTGAAGACGGCGGTCGATGATGTGGGGCTTAACTGGAGGGGCCGTCTAACAGGCGGGAAGAGCCACGCGGACAACAAGGCACGGCTTCTTGAGTTTCTAATCCGGCAGGGCGCCAAGCTCTACATCACGGGCGACCTGGAGGGATGTGACCTTCTACTACTAGGCCCGACGTAG
- the LOC123183402 gene encoding uncharacterized exonuclease domain-containing protein At3g15140-like isoform X1 codes for MHPSTVWEVCLFGQIAIYLNQFFFVQKFTIIFLIYVCSLILSIKSCFILYVQVIPSTDAQHSQTQGQTTGGGSSENIPTSEQLGDPHWPRLMLAPESPNSQRTAGISPTYQGQPHYHNQRLLDQSYHHGSSFPIEGHNASAAVVQLYPVTYGSPGVLLAFPSSASPFRQPRLKYTGTVPVHSLEDMMGRLTINNPFARMMMRTSCQAIHKAPPKEIVLLEAEPSVKQKSYALGGHNNKDVTESSSHFVVVDFKATCEATCAATCQAGVNSNRQEIIEFSSILVDAVTGQSVSAFHTYVCPIIHPELSEFCKKYNGILQTEVEAGVMLSEALQMHQAWLKEVETKNGGHLSFTVVTWGTWDCRTMLRQECLFKKVHIPHYFYQWINLKKPFTEKFGNKYWSAPVKTAVDDVGLNWRGRLTGGKSHADNKARLLEFLIRQGAKLYITGDLEGCDLLLLGPT; via the exons ATGCATCCGTCTACAGTTTGGGAAGTTTGCTTATTCGGCCAGATTGCCATTTATCTAAATCAGTTTTTTTTTGTTCAGAAATTCACAATTATATTTTTGATATATGTGTGCTCGTTAATACTGTCCATAAAGTCATGTTTTATTTTATATGTCCAGGTGATTCCAAGTACCGACGCACAACATTCACAAACACAAGGTCAGACGACGG GAGGTGGCAGCTCAGAAAACATTCCGACGAGCGAGCAACTGGGCGATCCACATTGGCCACGTTTGATGCTTGCACCGGAATCTCCAAACT CACAACGGACAGCCGGTATATCTCCAACCTATCAGGGACAGCCACACTACCATAATCAGAGGCTTCTGGACCAGTCATACCAT CACGGCTCTTCTTTCCCCATTGAAGGTCACAATGCATCCGCTGCCGTGGTACAGCTATACCCAGTTACAT ATGGGTCACCAGGAGTTCTATTGGCTTTTCCTAGTTCTGCGTCCCCGTTCAGGCAACCACGTTTGAAGTATACCGGAACTGTACCGGTCCATTCTCTTGAGGACATGATGGGACGTCTCACTATCAATAATCCTTTTGCGAGGATGATGATGCGGACAAGTTGTCAAGCCATACATAAAGCTCCACCAAAGGAAATTGTTCTCCTTGAGGCTGA GCCATCAGTTAAGCAGAAAAGCTATGCTCTGGGTGGACACAATAACAAGGACGTCACCGAGTCGTCCAGCCACTTTGTGGTTGTCGACTTCAAGGCGACCTGCGAGGCGACATGCGCGGCGACCTGCCAGGCGGGCGTAAATAGCAACCGGCAGGAGATCATCGAGTTCTCATCCATCCTCGTCGACGCCGTTACCGGCCAATCAGTGTCCGCCTTCCACACTTACGTCTGCCCGATAATACACCCCGAACTGAGCGAGTTTTGCAAGAAATACAACGGCATTCTGCAGACAGAAGTAGAGGCCGGGGTGATGCTGTCGGAGGCGCTGCAGATGCACCAAGCATGGCTGAAGGAGGTAGAGACAAAAAATGGAGGTCACCTTAGCTTCACTGTCGTGACGTGGGGCACCTGGGACTGCCGTACCATGCTGAGACAGGAGTGCTTGTTCAAGAAGGTCCACATTCCTCACTACTTCTACCAGTGGATCAACCTCAAGAAACCATTTACGGAGAAGTTTGGTAACAAATATTGGTCGGCTCCAGTGAAGACGGCGGTCGATGATGTGGGGCTTAACTGGAGGGGCCGTCTAACAGGCGGGAAGAGCCACGCGGACAACAAGGCACGGCTTCTTGAGTTTCTAATCCGGCAGGGCGCCAAGCTCTACATCACGGGCGACCTGGAGGGATGTGACCTTCTACTACTAGGCCCGACGTAG